The Paenibacillus sophorae genome has a segment encoding these proteins:
- a CDS encoding SDR family oxidoreductase — protein sequence MSNIQDKVVVIMGASSGIGEATTKKLALEGAKLVIAARREDRLKALVESLPNTEISYAVADVSNKEEVQAVVDLAIEKYGRVDVLYNNAGVMPTAPLSETRYDEWRQMLDINIMGVLNGIAAVLPIMKKQQSGHIISTDSVAGHVVYPGSAVYCGTKFAVRAIMEGLRQEERESNIRSTIISPGAVSTELYTTINDPENREWVKDLMSKGAEGLSLKSSDIADAVAYAISTPETVAVSEIIIRPTKQVV from the coding sequence ATGTCAAATATTCAAGATAAAGTTGTTGTTATTATGGGTGCGTCAAGTGGGATTGGTGAAGCTACTACCAAGAAACTTGCACTAGAAGGAGCAAAATTAGTCATTGCGGCTCGTCGTGAAGATCGTCTAAAAGCTCTTGTTGAATCATTACCCAACACTGAAATCTCATACGCGGTTGCCGACGTATCGAATAAAGAGGAAGTTCAAGCAGTTGTAGATTTGGCAATTGAAAAATATGGACGTGTAGATGTACTCTACAATAACGCTGGAGTCATGCCAACTGCTCCACTTTCAGAAACTCGCTATGATGAATGGCGTCAAATGTTAGATATTAACATTATGGGTGTGCTAAATGGAATTGCTGCTGTATTACCTATTATGAAGAAACAACAGTCCGGTCATATTATTTCAACTGATTCCGTAGCTGGACATGTTGTTTATCCAGGGTCTGCTGTATACTGTGGGACTAAGTTTGCAGTTAGAGCAATTATGGAGGGATTACGCCAGGAAGAAAGAGAAAGTAATATTCGTTCAACTATAATTTCACCAGGTGCGGTAAGTACTGAACTTTATACAACAATTAATGATCCTGAAAATCGAGAATGGGTAAAGGATCTTATGAGTAAGGGTGCAGAAGGTCTTTCTTTGAAATCAAGCGATATCGCAGATGCAGTAGCTTATGCGATTAGCACACCTGAAACTGTTGCGGTAAGCGAAATTATAATTCGTCCAACAAAACAGGTTGTCTAA
- a CDS encoding MFS transporter, with translation MSKRNNLLIFILTIGAFGIINTEMGVIGILPYIADHFHISISKAGWLVSLFALTVSITGPTMPLLFSGMNRKKAMLLVLGIFVLGNIGSIFTSNFAIAIVARVIPAIFHPIYFSAAFTMAANSVRKEEAPKAVSKVFIGVSAGMVLGVPIASFLASTVSFQLSMSFFAIVNAIVFIATLVFFPSMPVKERLSYGAQLSVLKKPIAWLSIVAVILLNSAVFGVYSFLAEYLKTVTNASGQTISLMLVIFGGANIIGNIVAGKLLTKDAIKTVVSFPFALGVVYIILFLFGQFTLPMAIITLVWGILAGIGGNINQYWITSAAPEAPDFANGLFLSSVNLGTTFGTAVGGLFISELGTQYVVLVGLLSLVLGLAFIMLRNYRNTPTKQLSR, from the coding sequence TTGTCTAAACGAAATAATTTACTTATATTTATATTGACCATAGGAGCTTTCGGTATCATAAATACTGAAATGGGGGTTATAGGGATATTACCCTACATTGCTGATCACTTTCATATCAGTATATCTAAGGCCGGGTGGCTGGTGAGTCTCTTCGCACTTACCGTTTCAATTACTGGTCCAACGATGCCGTTATTATTTTCGGGAATGAATCGTAAGAAGGCAATGTTACTTGTACTTGGTATTTTTGTTCTGGGTAATATTGGCTCTATATTTACATCTAACTTTGCCATTGCAATAGTTGCGCGTGTGATTCCAGCCATTTTTCATCCCATCTATTTTTCAGCGGCATTTACAATGGCTGCTAACTCAGTTCGCAAGGAAGAAGCTCCAAAAGCTGTTTCAAAAGTTTTTATTGGAGTATCTGCGGGTATGGTGCTTGGTGTACCAATCGCAAGTTTTCTTGCTAGTACGGTTTCGTTTCAATTATCAATGTCATTTTTCGCCATAGTGAACGCTATAGTATTTATTGCTACATTAGTGTTTTTCCCTTCTATGCCTGTTAAAGAAAGACTTTCTTATGGAGCTCAATTATCGGTATTAAAAAAACCAATTGCTTGGCTTTCCATTGTTGCTGTCATTTTACTAAATTCAGCAGTATTTGGGGTGTATAGTTTTCTTGCTGAGTATCTTAAAACCGTTACGAATGCCTCTGGGCAAACAATCAGTTTAATGTTAGTCATATTCGGGGGGGCAAATATTATTGGAAACATTGTGGCTGGGAAGTTACTTACTAAAGATGCCATCAAGACTGTAGTATCTTTTCCTTTTGCATTGGGAGTCGTTTACATCATATTATTCCTATTCGGACAATTCACTTTACCTATGGCTATCATTACTTTAGTTTGGGGAATATTGGCTGGTATAGGAGGTAATATTAATCAATATTGGATTACGTCTGCAGCTCCGGAAGCTCCTGATTTCGCTAATGGATTATTTTTATCGTCCGTTAACTTAGGAACAACATTTGGTACAGCTGTAGGTGGATTATTTATTTCAGAATTAGGTACGCAATACGTTGTATTAGTGGGATTATTATCGTTGGTATTAGGTTTGGCCTTTATTATGTTAAGAAACTACAGGAATACTCCTACAAAACAACTTTCTAGATAA